The genomic DNA TCGTCCACTACCCAGCACAAGAGGTTGTGAAGCTCCAATGGATTGCTGAACATGCGCCGCTTTTCGAACAGCTCCAGTCAGCGTCAGGTCGGCCTGCTTGTAAGTTTGCACAAATCGCTGCAGCGCATTAACACCCTCCTTTTCTGTCATCTCGCCGACATCGTGAACGGCACCCGACACTTGGTGATGAGGGCACCAGATAGCAGCACTTGCAGACCCGGTCTCCTGTCCCAGTCGCATGCTGTTCACGGAATCGCGTCGGGAACTCTTCACGGGCGTGATGTCGAATCCAAACCGGTATTGCGCTTGGAACGCACAGCCAATGTGGAATCGGGCGTTACAACCACTATGATGGCACGACACGCACGCGCCCTTGTTGGACTTGCAGATCTTGCAAACCTCGCGGTACCTATCACTGGGGATGAAACCGAAGCCTTCAGCCGGCTCAAGTTCCTTGGCGGTCCCGAACTTGATCTCCGGCGTCCATATAGCACACATCACATGCACCCAATTGTTGCCCACCGTCCGCTTCAAGGGCTCTCGAGGGCCGACGGGTTTACCAACAGCTTCCTGTCGTTGGCGGTAGAGCTTGATGGCTTCCTGAACCATCTCCTTCTCCAGTCTCTCCTTTTCTCGGTCACGATCAGACTTCTTTTTATGAGAGACTTTAGGCGACTCCATCAACTCGTGTTCCGTCCAAGTCACAGGGCACAAAACACATTCGTAACACGTCGAAATCATCGGGCTGCGATCGTTCGAGCACATATCACACAGCCATTTGACGCCGTTGCGCGTGGGACTGACACCATAGCAATTGCGATGTACCGTCAGGCGACAATCGCGACATGACAGGTGATCGTTACCCGCAGGCTCGATCCGGTTGCAAACAGCACACGGGAGCGTTCGGGCCTTTGGTGGATCGGGGATAATCGGCGGAGGCTCGGGCTTTTCGGTCGCGgccgtcttcttctttttcgcGGGCGCCGGTTCCACCGACGTGGCGGTTGAGGTGGCTGCGCTCTCCTTGTCGTTGACATGGTGACCCTTTCTTTTCGATGGTTGCTCCTGGGCCTGCGGTGTGGATTCACTGACATTGACGCCAAGAGCGGCCGCGGCGGCTGCAGTCCCACTGTTGATCGTAACCGGAGTTTCGGAAGTCATAAGAAGTTGGACCAGCAACTCCTCATCCATTCGTCGACGCCATGACTTGTTACCGCTTTGGGAAATTTTCCTGGCCACTTCATCCACATTCTCCCATTGGATGCCGTATTTTCTCCACAGCTGGGCGCATCGTAGACAAAGGGCCACCATCAATTGAGAGCTCTTGTCCTTTTTGGAGGACGATGCTTCCGCGGGAACGGTCGTGCCGGGTGCCACTGCTGGTGCGCGGCGCCATTGTCGCGTATTCCGCGTGTGGCAGAACTTGCATGTAAACCCACGTTTCTTTTCGGCCGCTTTATCCGCATCGAACGCTGAATCATCCTGATCGTCTGCCACATCGTCTGCCAGTTTGGCGGCTGCCAGATCCCGCTTGGCTTCTTTCTTGCCCTTTCTCCCTTCATAGTTGCCCCAGATCTGTTTCCCGCGCGGGCTCTTCTTCCAAACGTAATAGAACCGCACGATCTGGTAGTGTGGGACGGTCTTGACATGCTTCGTCACGTTGCGGAGTTCCGATCCATACTTGCTGACGCCTTGTTCAAACAGCTTGAGTTCTTCGGGGCGCAAATGAGGTTCCTTGAGGTCCTTGTATTTGTTAGACTTCTTGAGTTTGGCCAGCGCGGCATCCACATCGAAACTATGGGCGTAGAGCAACTCCAGGGCTTTGTCCAGGAAGTTGGTGGACCACTTCTCGAGTCCCATGGTGGGAGCAATCTCCTTAGCACGTGCCATATAGTCATCGATGAACTTCTCGCGCTCTTCTGGGCTTAGGTCCGAATCGGGAGCATCATCTTCTCCGCGCGACGACGATGGGATCTGACTGGCGGTAGGCATCTTGAACAGCAACTCAGAGGTCCGGGTTGACTTTCCATTGACCGTTACTGGCTCATCCTCCCCGCGTCGGACATAGCCAGTTGGTTCGTCCATCACCCATTTCGGTCGGTTGGCCAGTTCCTGCCTGGCAGCTTCGATGGCCGCGAGAGTTTCCTTTCCGAGCTTAGAATCCTTGCGGCTGGATGACTTTTGCAAGTATTTCTTCTTGATGTCTGTCGGCTTGACATACTCCACAGGGCGCCCCGGCCATGGGTTGACCATAGCCTGGTGTCGAGGACCAAGACGAGAGCTGGCTCGCGGATATATCCGGTCATCATAGTCCAATACATCTTCCACCCCACAATGAATACCCAAGTACCGAAAAGGCCACATCCGCGCCTGTGCTGTCTGTTCCTCGGTGGCCGGATGGATTGCTGCATCCTCGGCTGCCGCTGGCGTGCTGCCCTTGGTGCCATTGGCAACACCGTTCgggtcctcttcctcttcctcaggaatctcttcctctccttcaggCGGAGTGTCACCGATCATGGAAGTGTGGCGAGCCTCCAATTTTCGTTCCTGCGCACGGCTACAAGCGGCGCAGGCCCATGCGAAGCCACGGGCCGGTTTCTTGGTTAATGCGGGCCGTACACAATACATGTGGTATGTATTGTGACAAACGGCACAATCCACCGAATCGGTACTAAACAACGTTAGTAAATAAAATAAGATAattaagaaagaaaagaaggaaagaaggaaaataCATACTTTGCAGCATAGAGACTACAGCGTTTGCAGGTTTTGACAGCAGCCGTCAATTCCTTGCGCTTACCGATTTCCACCAGAACAAACTTCCACCGGTCGTCCAGAACCTTTTTGACATTCGCGGGCACGTTGATAACTTTACTAGTAGGAATGACGTCGTAGTAGCGATGAATGTAGCGGTCGAACATTTTATCGTACCAGAAACTATCCCGGGATTTGCGGTACTCGTCAAAGTTCTCGATCTCCGATAAATGCCGAATCTGGCATTTTCCGCGTAATGAACTAAGGGGGCAAGTGTCGGAATGCATGGATGCAAACACTAACCGAGTGTCTGCAACTCTCCGTTGAATGTCACGCGGCCGATAATACCAGTTGACTCGCAGCGCTTCGATCGGCCCCGAAGGCGTATCTTTGGAGGGGAGGAATTCCATGATTCGCGCCAAATAATATGGCTCCCCGGGTGGTTCACAAATGAGATAAACATGGTCTAATAATGAGTTAGCATTTATTCATACAAAAAGGAcaggggaaaaaaagaaaaaaaaaggttaCCATTGACTGCGTAGGTGGCACCGTCGTCGGCGGTCAGTACACCGTCCACGAGATTAGCGCCATGATTTTCAAAATGGACCATGTTAGATACTGTTTGTCCCTGGACGAAACCAGGCGCAGTGGTAAAAACCTTCTTGGCGGGGTTACCATTGGGGGCGTTAGCATTGGTCGCGTGGGAGTTGGCGGGTTGCTTTCGCTTCCGCGAGGGATTTGACGTTGCGGCGttgctctctctctcttctgtTTTAgcggaaaaggaagaagtgCCGGGGATGGAATCCTTGGCGGAGGccgcggctgctgctgaCTGGGGCCCCCCGTTTGAAGCCGCGGGATTTTTTCGCGAAGATGGTTTTTCAGAgtcgtgctgctgctgttgcttgCTGCTGGAACCATTGGCGTTACTGGTTGGCGCCACCGGACCACTGCGTTTGGACGACTTGGAGGATGCGGGATGAGCGACTTCCAGATCCACGTCAATGTCGCGATCCTCTGCATAATTGGGACGCGGCGCATTGCGACCCCTCGAGCGCGTGCCATAGGGAACTGCAGTGGCGGAAGAGTTAGACGGCTGTTCTGAGGCCGGAGCCTCAGAGGGTGATGCGCTGGCAGTCATGGGTTGAGGCTGCGATTCATTCGCAGCTTGAgcagtagtggtggtggtggtggtggtagtggcGGGCTGAGCTGACTTGTTTAATTTCCCGTGGTGATCGTTGTGCTGCTCTCCCTCTTGTGACTGTTGCTGCCGCAGTTTGTTGGGAGGTGAGCTGTCTGCGGACATGACAGGGTCTCACCAAaagcagaaacaagaagagcaaggtggacgaagggaaagggaagatgaaaaaggaaaaacaccAAAACCGGCGCTACAGTAGAGAGAAAATAGAAACAGGGAGTAGACTTCCGGTAGGTGGGAAGCGTTTGGTAGTCCGGATTGCGATGGGGGAAACAAACACCAAAAGTCGAGTAGAGAAGAATAGACGCGGGAGATGCGAGAAAGCTCAGTTGACGGGACGATCCCGCATGGGAAGGGCAGGttgaaaagaacaaaaagaaagactAGCAGCGGACGTCGAGAGAAGACATGGAGCGGCGATTGGCCGAGTAATGTGACAAAAGGAAGAACAAGAGAGGCGAGTCAGTGAGAGAAAATGGAAAAAGGGAGGAAGTGGAAATGAGAAGAGGAAGTGAAAGGATAAGAAGGCAAGTCAGTGGAAAAATCTCGGCCGCAGGAGATCCCCGGATCGAAGTAAACCGTTATGGGCAGGGAATTCGATTCCCTTTCGGCAAGGGTGATATGTTGGGTGGTGGGAAAGTGGATTTGCAATATCGGGGAAACAGGAATGTGAGGAT from Aspergillus chevalieri M1 DNA, chromosome 1, nearly complete sequence includes the following:
- the SNT2 gene encoding DNA-binding E3 ubiquitin-protein ligase SNT2 (COG:B,K;~EggNog:ENOG410PHEU;~InterPro:IPR009057,IPR001025,IPR019787,IPR019786, IPR000949,IPR029617,IPR011011,IPR043151,IPR034732, IPR001965,IPR013083;~PFAM:PF13832,PF13771,PF00628,PF01426,PF13831;~go_function: GO:0003682 - chromatin binding [Evidence IEA]); the protein is MSADSSPPNKLRQQQSQEGEQHNDHHGKLNKSAQPATTTTTTTTTAQAANESQPQPMTASASPSEAPASEQPSNSSATAVPYGTRSRGRNAPRPNYAEDRDIDVDLEVAHPASSKSSKRSGPVAPTSNANGSSSKQQQQHDSEKPSSRKNPAASNGGPQSAAAAASAKDSIPGTSSFSAKTEERESNAATSNPSRKRKQPANSHATNANAPNGNPAKKVFTTAPGFVQGQTVSNMVHFENHGANLVDGVLTADDGATYAVNDHVYLICEPPGEPYYLARIMEFLPSKDTPSGPIEALRVNWYYRPRDIQRRVADTRLVFASMHSDTCPLSSLRGKCQIRHLSEIENFDEYRKSRDSFWYDKMFDRYIHRYYDVIPTSKVINVPANVKKVLDDRWKFVLVEIGKRKELTAAVKTCKRCSLYAANTDSVDCAVCHNTYHMYCVRPALTKKPARGFAWACAACSRAQERKLEARHTSMIGDTPPEGEEEIPEEEEEDPNGVANGTKGSTPAAAEDAAIHPATEEQTAQARMWPFRYLGIHCGVEDVLDYDDRIYPRASSRLGPRHQAMVNPWPGRPVEYVKPTDIKKKYLQKSSSRKDSKLGKETLAAIEAARQELANRPKWVMDEPTGYVRRGEDEPVTVNGKSTRTSELLFKMPTASQIPSSSRGEDDAPDSDLSPEEREKFIDDYMARAKEIAPTMGLEKWSTNFLDKALELLYAHSFDVDAALAKLKKSNKYKDLKEPHLRPEELKLFEQGVSKYGSELRNVTKHVKTVPHYQIVRFYYVWKKSPRGKQIWGNYEGRKGKKEAKRDLAAAKLADDVADDQDDSAFDADKAAEKKRGFTCKFCHTRNTRQWRRAPAVAPGTTVPAEASSSKKDKSSQLMVALCLRCAQLWRKYGIQWENVDEVARKISQSGNKSWRRRMDEELLVQLLMTSETPVTINSGTAAAAAALGVNVSESTPQAQEQPSKRKGHHVNDKESAATSTATSVEPAPAKKKKTAATEKPEPPPIIPDPPKARTLPCAVCNRIEPAGNDHLSCRDCRLTVHRNCYGVSPTRNGVKWLCDMCSNDRSPMISTCYECVLCPVTWTEHELMESPKVSHKKKSDRDREKERLEKEMVQEAIKLYRQRQEAVGKPVGPREPLKRTVGNNWVHVMCAIWTPEIKFGTAKELEPAEGFGFIPSDRYREVCKICKSNKGACVSCHHSGCNARFHIGCAFQAQYRFGFDITPVKSSRRDSVNSMRLGQETGSASAAIWCPHHQVSGAVHDVGEMTEKEGVNALQRFVQTYKQADLTLTGAVRKAAHVQQSIGASQPLVLGSGRRPSVANGPVVKEGHEAPVDEMEVDSEPPAPSRPISGDLVERHCIRCSTAYSPRWWSVDRSRRMTLMGSRPPLLNGIGMGGPPPSAISPTYHQGPYPPPPYGLPIERDEPIYECHRCHQKSLTAPTPEPRPSGYTTPTQRPVLPTPRLAEYSHPYATPHAHHPTPLPPTASAPPQIHPRPDWYPGYDHGPGYGAPPTAPPAPHHLNGYQAPPPPPSSHPSHPPPHVAAGPPPHFANGVPPPPQHYATHQSPYGPVPAPSPRQTHVPVAGPRPYASSASPPEVQATMVRHSPQHSISALNGPPPRIYSTDRVLSAPVLSPSMTQVSPAAPRVEDTPVTLPPTSRGRHSSINGTPAPPSGASASPSLKNLLS